The genomic DNA ATTGTTGTAAATCTATTTTTTGTTAATGTTAATATCATTAGTGGAAATGTTGTATACCATAATAATGTAGGAAACGTCTTTAAAAACACATCTATTGGCTTTACACTATAAACAAAATCTATTTTGTCTATGTTAAAACCTTTCACTGACGTAAATGTATATACTATTGTAATTGAAATTAATAATAATACAGTATATATAGCTAATATAACACACCATCTAAATACTATAAATTGATTATATTTTTTTTTATTATATAAAGTAAGTATCTCATTTATATTACCCGAATAATCTTTTGAAAACACATAAATTATTGTGATTGCTGACATTATTGGTATAAAAACATCTGATATCTTTATAATTCCTAACCATCCTGCTATAGAATATGTATCCATTATAGGTACATCATTATAAAATATTAACTCATTATAATCTAATATGCCTGTAATAAATATGCATAATATAGAAATAATTACAAATATTAACACATGTTTAAGCTCTATTTTTTTAAGCTCAAATTTTATTAACTCCAATATACACATTTATTTTAACTCCTTATGTAAAAAGTTTATATAAGCATCTTGTAAAGTTGTATCTATCCTTAAGCTATCTTTAAGTTTCTCTGTATTTTTACCTATATACTTTACTTGCACACCATCTTTAACTCTCCTATAATCAATAATATCAATATTACGTTCTAAATATTCAAATTCATCATTAGAAACTACTACCGAATACACCTCAACCATATCAATAAACTTATTAATTGTACCATCATATAATATTTTGCCTTGATTTAATATAATTAATTTGTCACAGTTAAATTGTATGTCTTCTACTATGTGAGTTGAAATTAATACTATAGAATTTTTACTTATTTCTGGTAACAATCTTCTAAATTCATTCCTTTGCTCTGGATCAAGACCAACTGTAGGTTCGTCCATAACTATTAACTTAGAATCACCTATTAAAGCCTGTGCTATACCTAGTCGTCTCTTTACACCACCTGAGTATGTACCTATTTTTTTATTTATAAACTTGTCCAGATTAACTTTTGATACTACTTTTTGTATAT from Clostridioides difficile ATCC 9689 = DSM 1296 includes the following:
- a CDS encoding ATP-binding cassette domain-containing protein; protein product: MINKLEIRNLNFNYKNKKALDNINLTLTDGVVALLGPNGAGKSTLMRLLVTLYETSIGEIELNNIKYSKNNEKIKANVGYVPQDFDMYNNINGQEYLEFVAKMRGVSKNDLKKHIQKVVSKVNLDKFINKKIGTYSGGVKRRLGIAQALIGDSKLIVMDEPTVGLDPEQRNEFRRLLPEISKNSIVLISTHIVEDIQFNCDKLIILNQGKILYDGTINKFIDMVEVYSVVVSNDEFEYLERNIDIIDYRRVKDGVQVKYIGKNTEKLKDSLRIDTTLQDAYINFLHKELK